The following coding sequences are from one Capsicum annuum cultivar UCD-10X-F1 chromosome 3, UCD10Xv1.1, whole genome shotgun sequence window:
- the LOC107864530 gene encoding NADH dehydrogenase [ubiquinone] 1 alpha subcomplex subunit 13-B, translated as MTEAMIRKKAGMASVKDMPLLQDGPPPGGFAPVRFARRIPNSGPSALAIFLTAFGAFSWGMYQVGVGNKKRRVIKEEKYAARRAILPMLQAEEDERFVKEWKKYLEEEARIMKDVPGWKVGESVYNSGKWMPPATGELRPDVW; from the exons ATGACGGAAGCAATGATAAGGAAGAAAGCCGGAATGGCTAGTGTAAAAGACATGCCTTTATTACAAGACGGTCCACCACCTGGCGGTTTTGCACCGGTTCGATTCGCTCGACGGATCCCTAATTCCGGTCCAAGTGCTTTAGCCATTTTCCTTACTGCTTTTGGTGCTTTTTCTTGGGGTATGTACCAAGTTGGCGTTGGAAATAAGAAGCGTAG GGtgataaaggaagaaaaatatgcTGCTCGAAGGGCCATCCTGCCCATGCTTCAAGCTGAAGAGGATGAAAG ATTCGTTAAAGAGTGGAAGAAGTATCTCGAAGAAGAGGCAAGAATCATGAAGGATGTTCCCGGTTGGAAAGTTGGTGAAAGTGTTTACAACTCTGGGAAATGGATGCCTCCAGCAACCGGAGAGCTTCGTCCTGATGTCTGGTAA